The sequence CATAAGGCTAACAGCCGAATACGCTAACAGTTTTAAAGCAGGTGAAAGGCGATAACGCTATTGTAGATGAAGGTTATGACGGAGAAGGGTCGGGGATCCGGGGAAGCGGGTTGGGTTATGTGGGTTACCGGTCTGCCGTCTAGCGGTAAGTCTACCTTGGCTAGGGGTGTGGCCGAGCGGCTTAGGAGGCTCGGCGTCAAGGTGGAGGTGTTGGAGTCCGACGAGCTTAGGAGGGTTCTAACCCCTAACCCCAGCTACAGCGAGGAGGAGAGACGATGGTTCTACGGGGTCCTCGTCTACATAGCCGGCTTGCTGGCTAGGAACGGGGTTAACGTCATCATAGACGCGACGGGTAACCGGAGGGCCTATAGAGAGCTCGCTAGGAAGAGGTTCGAGAGGTTCGTGGAGGTGTACGTGAGGTGCCCCCTAGAGGTCTGTATGAGAAGGGATGTCAAGGGCCTCTACAGGAAGGCGTTAGAAGGGGTCGTCAAGACTCTCCCGGGGCTTCAGACGCCCTACGAGGAGCCTAGGAACCCGGAGATAGCCGTGGACACGGATAGGCTCAGCCCCGAGGAGTCTGTGGAGACGGTGTTGGACGGCCTCAGGAGCTTGGGCTATCTGAAGTAAACCTTATCCCTGGG is a genomic window of Candidatus Bathyarchaeota archaeon containing:
- the cysC gene encoding adenylyl-sulfate kinase, which codes for MTEKGRGSGEAGWVMWVTGLPSSGKSTLARGVAERLRRLGVKVEVLESDELRRVLTPNPSYSEEERRWFYGVLVYIAGLLARNGVNVIIDATGNRRAYRELARKRFERFVEVYVRCPLEVCMRRDVKGLYRKALEGVVKTLPGLQTPYEEPRNPEIAVDTDRLSPEESVETVLDGLRSLGYLK